In the Psychromicrobium lacuslunae genome, CTCCAAACGGAAGTTTTCGGCGGCCAGCTCGGTCGAAAGTGCCAGCCGGATGCTGCCCTCGGTAGCTTCTCGCAGCGCTAAGCCGCTCCCCGGGCGAAGCGCCGATTGCAGCCAGCTCAGTTCATTGAAAAGTTCACTAGGGGCGGAGATCGTGGTCTCCGGGCCGAGGTTGAATTGACCGGTTCGAGGCAACAGAGTCTTAGGGCGGGGGAGCAGAGTGGGCATTCCTCCAAGCTACCGGCTGGCTTCAGTGCTCGGAAGGCTTTCTGCCAGCAAAGTTCCTGCTGAGCTCCAATAGCTGGGAATGTTACGCATCAATAGTGCGCTATCGAAGCTGATCGCCGAGCTGGGCAAGGTGTCGAAAAAGGAAGAGCTCAGGCTGAGCATCTCGGCAGCTTCGATCTGCCAGCGTTCGGTGCCTAGTCGGACGCCTTCGACGACGCCCTGTTGGTGTCCCGGGGACCAAGCAACCTTGCCTTCGGCGAAGAGAGTAGATGCCTCGGCAAGATTGCCGAACAAGGTACTGGGCCATCCCATTGAGGCGCGGGCTTCGACCTCGAGCTGCGCCTCGGCCGAGGTCATTCTGATGTTGAACTGGGAGGCGGTCTCGGCCACCGTGAATCGTGCTTTGTGGTGAGCCCCCGGGAAGACCCGGCCGCCGCCGAGCACCGGAAGCCAGGAGGCGCTGTGGCGGAGCGGAATATAGACGCCCTGCTGCGCTGGGTCCTCGGGCCGCTCCACCGCGATCCGGTGCGCGGCATTCTCTGCCCGCCAGCCCCAACTAGCCGGGAGCCAATCGCCGGTTATTCCGTCCGGCCGGATCTGGCCGAGCCGGATCAGACAGATCCCGGCTAGCGCACTTCCGTCGACGAGTCGCACTCGCAGTGGCGCTGGCAACATGCTTTGAGCCAGCGCCGGGTCCATCCGATAGTTAATCAGTAATCGACGTTCGATCGTGGCGCGCAAGGAAAGGCGTGAGGAAAAGCGTGAGGAAAACCGCTGGCGTTGAGTTCCTGGAGGCAAGTTCATCTCTTCAGCGAACACCTTCTCCGCCAGGAAAATTGAACACGCACGCACCACCACAGACCCAGGCAGCGTCGTACGCCCATGCGGTGTCTGCCGAGTTCGGAGATCTGCACGTTATGAGGCCCTCATAACGTGCAGATCTCCGAACTCGATGGCTTGTCGGGCGGGGTTTAGCCCTCGAAATACTTGAGCCAGCCGGCTAGGAGCCGTTCGAGCTCTTTGGCGTCAGGCTCGGACAACACCGACAATAGCCGGTGTTCGTTCTTCATATGCTCGGTGAAGGCCTGGTCGATGAGCTGACGTCCGGCG is a window encoding:
- a CDS encoding DUF2071 domain-containing protein; its protein translation is MNLPPGTQRQRFSSRFSSRLSLRATIERRLLINYRMDPALAQSMLPAPLRVRLVDGSALAGICLIRLGQIRPDGITGDWLPASWGWRAENAAHRIAVERPEDPAQQGVYIPLRHSASWLPVLGGGRVFPGAHHKARFTVAETASQFNIRMTSAEAQLEVEARASMGWPSTLFGNLAEASTLFAEGKVAWSPGHQQGVVEGVRLGTERWQIEAAEMLSLSSSFFDTLPSSAISFDSALLMRNIPSYWSSAGTLLAESLPSTEASR